TTTTAGATGATTGGTTTCCCCGATTTAAGAAGAGAGGAACAGTTTGATGCAGGTTTTTGTCACCGGGGGTACGGGTTTTATTGGTGCCCACTTAGTACGGTTGCTCCTACAACAGGGATATGCTGTCAAAGCCTTGGTACGCTCAAGCAGCAATTTGGAAAATCTCCGCGGTTTGGATGTGGAAATTGTCAAAGGCGATTTAAACGATCCAAATCTCTGGCAACAAATGGAAGGTTGTCAATACCTATTTCATGTAGCAGCCCATTATTCCTTGTGGCAAACAGACCAAGAGTTACTTCACCATAGCAATGTTTTGGGTACGCGCAATGTATTGGCAGCAGCCCGCAAAGCACGTATTGAGCGTACCGTTTATACTAGTTCAGTAGCAGCAATTGGGGTAGGAGCATCTGGTCAAGTCGTCGATGAAACACATCAGAGTCCCTTAGAAAAGTTAGTGGGTAACTACAAAAAGTCTAAGTTTCTGGCGGAACTTGAAGCCATGCAAGCCTTTGCTACAGGTCAGGAGGTAGTTATAGTCAATCCTAGCAGCCCCATTGGTTCGTTAGATATCAAACCTACCCCAACAGGTGATATAATCTTACGGTTTTTACGACGGCAAATGCCCTTTTATCTAGATACTGGTTTGAATTTTATCGATGTGCAAGATGTGGCATGGGGGCATTTACTGGCTTTGCAACGCGGTAAATCAGGCGATCGCTATATATTAGGTCATCAAAACCTAAGTTTAAAGCAACTACTCGAACAACTCGCCGAAATCACAGGTCTAAACGCACCTCAAAGAACAGTACCCCCTTGGTTGCCCCTTAGTGTTGCCTGGGTTGATGAAAAGATTCTCGCACCCTTGGGGAAATCGCCTTCAGTGCCATTGGATGGCGTTCGGATGGCGAAACAACCTATGTATTATGATCCGACAAAGGCTGTACGAGAGTTGGGTTTACCTCAATCTTCACTGAAGGCAGCACTCAAAGAGGCTGTGGATTGGTTTATTGCTCAAGGGTATGTCAACCCCTCTGGGGAATTCAAAATTCAAAATTCAAAATTCAAAATTAAAGACCCCACAGATAAATCTTGGGGTTGAGAACGTGGTGTTTTTATAAAGAGGAGCGATCGCAACAATGGCAGTTAATCTACAACAAGCTATGGATATCGGGAAGTATCTAGTTACTCAGCGTTTGAAAGGACGTAAACGCTTCCCCTTAGTATTGATGTTAGAACCTCTTTTTCGGTGTAATCTAGCCTGTACTGGTTGTGGTAAAATCCAACATCCAGCGGAGATATTAAAGCAAAATCTCACCCCAGAACAATGCTTCGCCGCAGTGGAAGAGTGTGGCGCACCGGTTGTTTCAATTCCTGGGGGAGAGCCTTTACTACATCCCCAAATCGATCGGATTGTTCAGGGATTAATTGAGCGTAAGAAGTATATTTACTTGTGTACCAATGGTTTGTTATTAGAAAAGAGCCTAGATAAGTTTCAACCTTCCCCTTACCTGACTTTTAGCGTCCATTTAGATGGAATGCGTGAATTGCACGATCAATGTGTCGATCGCAAAGGTGTTTTTGATATTGCTGTCAAAGCCATTCGTGCCGCTAAAGCTAAAGGCTTTCGTGTCACCACTAACACGACTATCTTTGAGGGTACCCAACCCAAAGATATGCAAGAGTTCTTTGACTTTATAGAAACCCTAAATACTGACGGGATGATGATTTCTCCCGGCTACAGCTACGAGTGGGCACCAGATCAAGATCATTTCCTCCACCGAGAACAAACCCGCGCCCTCTTCCGGGAAATTCTGGCTCCACACAAAGCTGGTGAAAAAAACTGGAACTTCAATCACAATCCGCTATTCTTAGATTTTCTCACTGGTGAGAAAGACTACGAATGCACACCTTGGGGTAGCCCTAGTTATAGCGTTCTCGGTTGGCAAAAACCTTGTTATCTGCTGAACGAAGGTTATTATTCTACCTTCAAGGAATTACTAGCACAAACTGACTGGAGTCAATACGGCCAGAAGAGTGGTAATCCCAAGTGTGTCGATTGCATGGTTCACTGCGGTTACGAACCTACCGCCGCAATGGATGCAATGCAACCGCAAAATATGGCGCGCGCCCTTGGTAGTGTGTTCGGTAAGAGTTAGAGATGTTCAAGAAATAAAAAACTCCACCCACAAGGGGAGCAGGGGGAGCAGGGGGAGCAGGGGAGCAGGGGAGCAGGGGGAGTAAAGAGGCATTTTTAGTATTTTTTACTATCGAAACAGACTGCTTCTACACTTATCTTCTTTCTCTTCCCCTGCCTCCCCTGCCTCCCCTGCTTACCCTGCCTCCCCTGCCTCCCCTGCTTACCCATCTCACAAAATCGCATTGCTCCCACGCACCACTACCAGCATGCTACTCCTCCTAAACTAATTTCTAGGAAATTTATCAGGAAAAATACTCATGCCATTTGTATCTGTTCGTGATTTGCAAATGTATTATGAGATTCGCGGCACAGGTCAGCGCCTACTTAGTATTAGTGGTACTGGAGGTGACTTGCGGCGATCGCCTACTATTTTTCAATCACCCCTTGGTCAACACTTTGAAATCCTAGCTTACGATCAACGCGGTCTTGGTCAAACCTCAAAACCCGATATTCCCTACACATTAGCAGATTACGCAGCTGATGCTGACTCTTTGCTCAATGCATTAGGGTGGGAGAACTGCCATGTCATAGGGATTTCCTTTGGAGGGATGGTAGCCCAAGAATTAGCACTGCGCTATCCCCATCGCGTTGAACGTTTGGTTTTAGCATGTAGTAGCAGTGGCGGTGCTGGTGGGTCATCATATCCACTGCATGAACTCGCGAACCTTCCTAATGAAGAACTGGCACATCGGCAAATCACCATTACTGATAGCCGTTGGCAAAATCAGGACTGGCTCTCTGAGAGAACTACACTATTAGAGGAACTAGTAAAACTGATGGTAGCAAGTTTTCAAGAAGATTCAGACGAACCAAGTCGCCAAGTTGGTCGTCGTCGGCAACTTGAGGCTCGTGCTGCTCACGATACCTATAATCGGCTTTCTCAACTGCATATACCTGTTTATATCTGCGGTGGTCGTTATGATGGCATATCTCCTCCTGCTAATCTTGAGGCAATACACAAACAGATACCGGGTTCAGACTTAGAATTCTTTGAGGGTGGTCATAGCTTTCTCTACCAAGATCCACAAGCATTTAAACGGATTATAGAATTTCTACAAATCCAAAATCTAAAATCTAAAATTGTTTAACCCTGAAAGTTACTTTTGGCTAATAGATTCTGGAGTAATTGCCGCATATTGTTCAGGTGTCAGTACAGCTTCCTGAATATTCACATCTTTAGGAATCACACGATATTTATAAAAGTAATCTGCAATTTTCTGTTGTTCCTTAATTAACTCTGGAGAAATGGCTCTCAAGCCATAAGTGCGGCGGCTAACTACCTTTTCTATGATATCAGGAGGTAGTTTTTGGATTGGCCCGATGATTTTTGCTACTTCTTTGGGATTTGCCTCAGCCCAGCGATGGAGTTTATCAATCTCCTCAATCACTATCCGCAGAATTCCAGGATTGTCAACCGCAAACTGCCTTGCACCAATATAATATCCACCAGGTGTATCAAGTCCTTGGGCAGTCTTAATTACTCGGATCTTACCTGCTTTTTCAGCCAAAGCTAAATAAGGATCGCCAGCTACCCAAACCGGAATTTTCCCTTCTAGAAAAGCACTACTAGCTTCCACGGTGGGTATACTCAAAATTTTAATATCACTGGGTTTTAAACCGGCATCTTCTAAAGCCCTAAAGACAAAATAGTGAGATGCAGAAGCTTTTTGAAATACTATTTTTTGTCCTTTGAGATCCTTGACACTCTTAATAGGAGAATTTGGTGGGACAGCAATCACACTTGCTCTTCCTGTGGTTGGAGTGCGTCGAGAACCAACAACATAAACGATTTGAGCGCCAGCAGCTTGGGCGAAAATAGGCGGAGTTTCCCCAACGGAACCCAAATCGATTTTACCGACATTCATCGCTTCCATTAGCTGTGGCCCTTGGACAAATTGTGCCCACTCCACCTTTACTCCTAGAGGTTCTAGACGCTTTTCTAATACTTTTTGCGATCTGACCAAATCACCTGCTGATTGATATCCCATACGGAGTACCTTAGCTTTGATTCCAGATGAATTGGTATCAGATACATTTGTTGCAGCAGAAGGGGTTTGAGCTTTTTGCCCTTCGGCTGTGCAACTAACTAATGTTAATGAAGTTGCTAAGGTTAGCAATCCTGGTGCTAAGAGCCGGCTGACACGGCGAAAGATATTTGTATACTGAGGTTTAACTGTAGCGACCATAATTTTTCTGAAAGAATTGTTTTAAAGGTATTATTTACCTGGCTTTATTTGGAACACCAGTAAAGGCAAAGAACTGTTGTTCTTTGGGTGCAGCTAAACTTTCACCAAGATAACGATGAATACCTACTCCCATGTCTCCTGTTGCGGTGAGTTTGAAGTTGATTTCTTCAAATCCATGTTCGCGGAAAAATTTACGGACAGTCTCAGAATGGGCAATACCCTGAGAATGGCCACGAGTCCAAATCACAAAAGCACCTTGCTTGCTAAGAAAACTCAGATTTGTCAGCAAACGATTCAATTCAGTTTCATCTGCGAGATTGCCGAATACACCACAGACAATCACAATGTCTGCTGGTACTGCTCCTGCATAGTTTGAGGAGATAGTTGCATCACCATTGATAAACTCAATTTGTTTTGTCAAACCCAATGATTCTATTGTTTCTTGTCCACGTTCAACTAGCTGTGGATTTAGCTCTACAAGTCGCGCATGAACATCTTTTGCCCGTGGGTGATTTGATAGGGTTCCTAGCAAATCTCGCCCATCGCCCGCGCAAACGCTAATTACACGGATTAACCCTGGTTGGGACAAATTCAAGCTATGGGCAATGTATTCCTGCACAATTTGCAGGCGTTGTTGAAGTTTCGGTTCGTTCTTGTAGAGGTCGTGCCATTCAAACCAGTCTTTGACCATAAGAGATGATTTCCCTTTCCATTAACTACAAGTCTGCAAAGTGACAAATATGCTGGGTAATTTAAACTACGGTAATTTTATCAAGAAACCGTATTTTATGATTGAACGCAGACTATCATGAAAATTTATCTAAAATCAAGTCTTTTT
This Nostoc sp. KVJ3 DNA region includes the following protein-coding sequences:
- the hpnA gene encoding hopanoid-associated sugar epimerase, whose product is MQVFVTGGTGFIGAHLVRLLLQQGYAVKALVRSSSNLENLRGLDVEIVKGDLNDPNLWQQMEGCQYLFHVAAHYSLWQTDQELLHHSNVLGTRNVLAAARKARIERTVYTSSVAAIGVGASGQVVDETHQSPLEKLVGNYKKSKFLAELEAMQAFATGQEVVIVNPSSPIGSLDIKPTPTGDIILRFLRRQMPFYLDTGLNFIDVQDVAWGHLLALQRGKSGDRYILGHQNLSLKQLLEQLAEITGLNAPQRTVPPWLPLSVAWVDEKILAPLGKSPSVPLDGVRMAKQPMYYDPTKAVRELGLPQSSLKAALKEAVDWFIAQGYVNPSGEFKIQNSKFKIKDPTDKSWG
- the hpnH gene encoding adenosyl-hopene transferase HpnH; translated protein: MAVNLQQAMDIGKYLVTQRLKGRKRFPLVLMLEPLFRCNLACTGCGKIQHPAEILKQNLTPEQCFAAVEECGAPVVSIPGGEPLLHPQIDRIVQGLIERKKYIYLCTNGLLLEKSLDKFQPSPYLTFSVHLDGMRELHDQCVDRKGVFDIAVKAIRAAKAKGFRVTTNTTIFEGTQPKDMQEFFDFIETLNTDGMMISPGYSYEWAPDQDHFLHREQTRALFREILAPHKAGEKNWNFNHNPLFLDFLTGEKDYECTPWGSPSYSVLGWQKPCYLLNEGYYSTFKELLAQTDWSQYGQKSGNPKCVDCMVHCGYEPTAAMDAMQPQNMARALGSVFGKS
- a CDS encoding alpha/beta fold hydrolase, which encodes MPFVSVRDLQMYYEIRGTGQRLLSISGTGGDLRRSPTIFQSPLGQHFEILAYDQRGLGQTSKPDIPYTLADYAADADSLLNALGWENCHVIGISFGGMVAQELALRYPHRVERLVLACSSSGGAGGSSYPLHELANLPNEELAHRQITITDSRWQNQDWLSERTTLLEELVKLMVASFQEDSDEPSRQVGRRRQLEARAAHDTYNRLSQLHIPVYICGGRYDGISPPANLEAIHKQIPGSDLEFFEGGHSFLYQDPQAFKRIIEFLQIQNLKSKIV
- a CDS encoding aliphatic sulfonate ABC transporter substrate-binding protein, which produces MVATVKPQYTNIFRRVSRLLAPGLLTLATSLTLVSCTAEGQKAQTPSAATNVSDTNSSGIKAKVLRMGYQSAGDLVRSQKVLEKRLEPLGVKVEWAQFVQGPQLMEAMNVGKIDLGSVGETPPIFAQAAGAQIVYVVGSRRTPTTGRASVIAVPPNSPIKSVKDLKGQKIVFQKASASHYFVFRALEDAGLKPSDIKILSIPTVEASSAFLEGKIPVWVAGDPYLALAEKAGKIRVIKTAQGLDTPGGYYIGARQFAVDNPGILRIVIEEIDKLHRWAEANPKEVAKIIGPIQKLPPDIIEKVVSRRTYGLRAISPELIKEQQKIADYFYKYRVIPKDVNIQEAVLTPEQYAAITPESISQK
- a CDS encoding class I SAM-dependent methyltransferase family protein, which encodes MVKDWFEWHDLYKNEPKLQQRLQIVQEYIAHSLNLSQPGLIRVISVCAGDGRDLLGTLSNHPRAKDVHARLVELNPQLVERGQETIESLGLTKQIEFINGDATISSNYAGAVPADIVIVCGVFGNLADETELNRLLTNLSFLSKQGAFVIWTRGHSQGIAHSETVRKFFREHGFEEINFKLTATGDMGVGIHRYLGESLAAPKEQQFFAFTGVPNKAR